Below is a genomic region from Govania unica.
ATCAGTTCCTGAGAATAGCTTTCCTTGATATCGGCCCAGTTGCCTTTCGCAAGCTTGCTCGGTACGAAGGTGTCGATCATGAAGGTATGCTTGCCTTCAGGTGCGCGGCTCGGATCGCGCAGGCTCCAGCAATGACCATGGATTGGCGGTTCTTTGGACGGGATACCCATGGACAATTCGGCAAAATGACGATCGATATCTGCAACGCTTGTGATCGTGCGTTGAAACGGTGCCTTGCTGATATTCCCGGAGCCCTTAAAAATCGGCGCTTCATGCAAGGCAAAATGGACCCGGAATGAAGCCACATCACCAAACACAAAGTTCTTGACCATGCGCCGGAAATCACTGTGGAGATGCTCTTTATCCATAAGCTTGAGGAATGTCTGTTGCGGCTCCAGAGCACTCACCACACCCTTTTTCGCAAGTATTTCAGTCCCGTCCTGCAGCCGGATGCCGCGAGCGACACCGTTATCAACGAGAATTTTCTCCACCGGGCTATTGGTCAGCACCTTGCCGCCATGGGCATTCACATATTTAGCCAGCGCATTCGGAAGCTCGATGCTGCCACCGCGCGGGATAGCCTGGCCATACACATGAATTGCCGGAATCATGATATAGAAAATCGAACCTGCGCCCTGCTGGGTCGGCTTGATATTCGGGCCCAGAGCCCAGCTGATCAGGAACGCTTGAATATGGGGGTTCTCGAAATTCTCCATCACAAAGGCGCGGGCGCTCAGATTGTAATTGCGTAACATACGCAGACCTTCGGGACTACGCTCCATCGCTGCAGGCATATAGCTCGGCGGAGTCGGCGGCGCGAACATATTCTTGATGAACC
It encodes:
- a CDS encoding phytoene desaturase family protein, which encodes MSEYDVVIAGGGHNALACAAVLCKNGIKTLVAERNDWVGGGAVTRELTQPGFKHDLFGSNHVWIHANPHIQEMMPELKEYGLEYLWGEDEIMGHPMTEGPGVIVYRDLDKTCDSIAQYSKKDAARYREIYDGFVEIKDGFIKNMFAPPTPPSYMPAAMERSPEGLRMLRNYNLSARAFVMENFENPHIQAFLISWALGPNIKPTQQGAGSIFYIMIPAIHVYGQAIPRGGSIELPNALAKYVNAHGGKVLTNSPVEKILVDNGVARGIRLQDGTEILAKKGVVSALEPQQTFLKLMDKEHLHSDFRRMVKNFVFGDVASFRVHFALHEAPIFKGSGNISKAPFQRTITSVADIDRHFAELSMGIPSKEPPIHGHCWSLRDPSRAPEGKHTFMIDTFVPSKLAKGNWADIKESYSQELIKTLRKYTTNMTDDNIIESFSHSPEDMEAMNPCFVGGVPSGGERTLSQLGYFRPFPEYSQYRGPLERMYLAGPSCHPGGGISGMGVITAQEMLKDFGLVDDE